The Medicago truncatula cultivar Jemalong A17 chromosome 7, MtrunA17r5.0-ANR, whole genome shotgun sequence genome includes the window gAACTATTTCCTTTTATTTGTCACACATTTATAATACACAaagattttttcattaaaaaaaggatTTGTCACACATTAATAAATTGGgtcttttagattttttttttctgttgcaagttttttctttttaagttcCCACTTActacaaaaaatttattgtttagTGATTGGTTTagatataatttgtttattcCTATAGCAATTAATTTAGAGACGGACTTTAATTACTATAACTATAGCAACAATTATTTAGAAGCTgacgaaaaatattttttaagggaaCTGACGAAAAACACATCAACTCATTATTGgagttttaatatatattttattaataaataagtaaattatcctaaaaacaatttcattttttgagagaaaaacaatttctttttaGGAACCactttataaacaacttttgtAGACCACAAAAAGTATACATGTTGCCAACTTTAAATCTAagtcattcaatttttaaaccATGAATCAAAGGTTAGAAATGTGTTTGTGTATGGGTACACAAATTTTACAATTTGTGCACTTAAAAGTGAACATCTGTCAACGGCATCATTGTCGAAAGGGCACAGATTTATGGTGTAGTAATtcagtaaaaaattaatttgaaattggAAAGAAAGTGTATGAAATCTTCAATGAAAGATAAGCGAATTGCGATGTAGTACTAAACATACAAACAAAATACATACACATATATATTTTCGGCAAACACAATTTAGATACAACGGTGGGAGTGGAAATATAAGCTTTCCTTCTCGATTTATATCGAATCACAGGACACTTTCGTCACTTGGGTGATAGTGGCATAGTGACATATTGTTGGATGCTTATCactgtttaaaatattaaataaaaaagacttatttataaattaataacaaagatatcatattaaaattgtttcaaaaaatatattttggattcaaataaaatcaaagatatgttttaaaattgtttcaaaaaatatatattttatttaataatatctaAGAGTGTACATAAGTGAGTTTATAATAGAACTCATATATGGTACTGAATAATATACCACTTCTCAGAAACCCTAACTGAAAAGAAACCCTAATCTCTTTGAATTTGTGACAAATTTGTTTTAAtccaaagaagagagagtaaatTTTACTTATCCATTGTGTTTTATATCACAATTCCCTTCGTATATATGTCTGtcctattagtttttttttttttggttatgtgTGCATAATTCACGTTAaggttaatttattattatcgAGTATTACTTAAAAAGAAGTTGGtgttttattttccttcaaaaaaaaaaaagttggtgtTTTatttctcccaaaaaaaaagttggtgttttattattaaaaacaacactgttcgtaaaaaaaattcatgtccATGAAGTAAGTAATATATACATGAAGGATGCTTTTAATATATGTTCCCAAAGTAATTTCGTTCATGGTAGATTTAATATGGtattgaatttttatatattgattcAGAAATTATTCAAGCATGTAAATTTTGgtaaatacaaatatatttgGTTTACGATGCTTGGTTATTTGCGTTTTAACTCATtaataaatttgtgtttttttttgacaaatagtaAATTTGTGTGTATAATTCGACCTCGCATGCGGATCAATCGACATTTTTCACAAATTTTACAAACAAAGGCTCCTActttcatatttataatttaattcctCAACTAAAATTTAATGCCAAATCTATATATCGGAAGAAAACTTATAATTGTGCCTCCTAAAAAACATGTTAAAGTTAAAAAGTAGTCTAATTAAATTAAGTGACTtgtactttcattttttttctttaccgGTCGTATACATTAAGTACGTCCAACTTTTTTTGTAAACATAGCATAGAAACTTATTTAAATTCTATTTCTCTAAAGCAACCTGAAACATACCCTCAGAAGTTATTCAGTAATTTAATCTTcatgaatttttatttctattctagttaatattttttttaatcgagTAAATTTGTGTATATGAATTTCTTTAAATTTGTGCAATTATAACTTTGATTAATTATTCATGATAGTATATATCAcgttgtttacttttttttttgaggggacaTCAAAGATAAAAATTATGCATCGTTGTGTAGATTTATTTATCcaaattgtaaaatttattattttttcaataaatatttactaTATGTGGAACTCTTAACATGCGTCCTTtgtaaattatttcttttaaataaatatttattacgtGTGGAATTCTTAACATATACTCTTTAGGACAGATGTTAGCATGATCCTTTTTTTGCagcatattgttttttttttttatagatatttttttgaacGTTTTATAGATAAGTTTAGAGACATTATAGAGATAATttcatagaaaaaatatataccgtTGATTAAACCAAACATATTGTTTATACCGTTGACAAAATATATCCCtatcctctattttttttttgacaaaaatattgtttagacttgagaaattttgtttttgcctTACACTACAAACcctattttttgtcaaaaccCTAGAAATAGTACTTACTTAGTAGAGTTGTTGCAAGGTTTGATAAGCACGCTAGGGCTACAGTACAGAACACAGTTTGACTTACTGATCTTAGGGATGACTGAAGAAGCGATTCATCAGTTCCTTCAGATGTTGGAGTTTCATCATTCATGGAAGTATGATACTTATTCTATGTTTTCATTTAACCATTCATCTTGTTTTTAACTGTTTATACTGCTACGAGGTTGCTCATGCATATTCATGATGATTCATACCGAGGCAAATTTCATATAAGCAACAGACATGGGATTGAAAGGACTTATGATGGACATGTGATTGAAAGGACTTATGATGGGTTTCAGGCTCATCTATCAACTTGTCCTGCAGTCGAAGTTATTAATTTTGTGTCCAGTTTTCCAGAGATTATTACATTAGATGAACTGCCTCGATCAAGTATCTGGCCGTCTCAATTTAGAGCTCAAGTAACCAAGGAAGATATTGGTCTCTACTTTTTTGCTAAAGATGTTAATAGGTTTGTTAGACAtttcttttctatatataatgACAAGATTAGTTTTATTCTGtctactattaatttttttaattatatatatttttttacttttcacaGCTATGATACACATTATAGtagtttgatgaataagatgatcaAGAATGATATGGCTCTAAAAGGAAATTTAAATGGGGCTGAGCTTTTGATATTTCCATCGAACATTCTTCCCCAGGAAATCCAACGTAAGATATAATCTTTGGCTTTGCTCGTCATATATTGATTTCACTTGAATTTCGAACTACTATAAAGTTCATGTTTCCGGTTGTCTCTCTCTTACTGCTACTTCTGTTCTCAGTAGATATGAATGATTCGTTGTTCTTCTGGGGTGTATTCCAAGATCGAAAGGAGAAGAAAGTGGATTCTTCTGTAAAGAGAATGCtggagatgaaagagaaagaattaTGGTTGCAGTTGCAGCAGAAACTTTTTGACGaggaaaaaaaagtattttgagCTTGAAATGGAACAAAAGCGGAAATCCCTCATTAAGAAGTTTAGGAGACAGGAGGAAGCCTTAGAGTATAGGAAAGCTGAAGTCAACCTTAGGGAAACCAAGATTGTTGAAAAAGAGCAAGTTGTGAGTATGATCTCTGAGAGAATGAAGGTTCAAAAGCAAGGCACTTGTAAATATGTTAAAATCTTTGAAGGAgttaaaaaagactaaaaaattaaaagagaaagagCTGGAGAAGGAAAAAGAGTCATGCTTGCTGATCGAGAAAGTTTGGAGAATTCAAATGTTATCATTTCTAGCTCAAACTGTTCTGCAAGGCCTGTGTCTCGGCTCCACAATTGCACGTCCAAGCTTTACAGTTTCTCTAAAGAAATAAATTCTGTTGGTACTTCATATATGGCTGAGACATCCCTCGAGTCTGATGTTAATATAGAAAAAGTGAAAGAGCCCGCATCATCTCCCAATATAGAAGGACCGCTAATTACTCTTCAAGAACGACAAATAGATGATGGAATGGCTCTTCACGCTTCTGATACAGCACACCTCCAATGCGATAACATTCCTAGAAAGGTGAATAACGGACACTCTTTATCCATAGATGACCGCAGCAACATGAAAAGTTTGACTGGTGGAGGTATAGATGATTCTCAGCAGTTAGTCCCAAAGGTTGAGGAGGCCAAGGAGTTCCTAGGAAAAACCTCAGAGGAAATAGAAAATGAGAGTTTGCAAAATTTCCATACAGATCATATCAAAGGAAAAAGTGGAGAATCCAGTCACACTGAGAAAGCTATTGATTACATTACAAGGAAGCGCTCACGTGCACAAAGTTCTAAGCTTGAAGAAGGTGAGCAGAATGCTGCTGATAATGAAGGACATTCAGACGGTATCACAGCTGGTGCGCGCAAAAAGAAAAGGTCAACAGTTGCTCCACCCACCCCATTTACAGGGGAGAAGCGATACAATCTCAGGCGGGCTCCACCCAGATACAATCTTAGACCTAGATGGCATCAGACGTAAGTTTAGTCTCAGCGTGTTGTGGTGAGACAATTGTCTAACTGATTGGCATgattgttaattttgttttgaaggttgcttcaaattgaaatattagttagtctttatttgtttgtttcaagtaaTCTAAATTGATTATTGGGAATAAACTTTATATTACAATGATACAAATATTATTCCTGGTTCTATATTCATGAAGTTTGGTTAATAATTATTACATTTTCATGAGCTTTAATTAAAGTGAAGTGTGGAGGTAAGTCTATGATTTAAGAATAGAAAATTTTCCCTACCCATCTCGTGTGAACCAAATACACAGGAGTGTTAAATTATTTTGTCCATGCGAAATTTTTCTGGATggaaataaattatttcaacATTTCTGTAATAGCAAGAACAGTAtaatgtatgtttggtttgcaaTTTAAAAACTGCAAGTCTTTGGACCCAAAGTATCCAAATAATTTAATAAGAAAATTGTATGTTTAGTTGTTTACATCATGTCATAGATTCAACAAAGTTTTACGTTGTTTGCCAACCGCAGAGTTATCCAATGGTGTCTCCTGATCTTGATCTGAAAGATAACTACTTGCATGATGTTGTGAAACTCTTGTTTGTGAAACACTAGCTGGCATTGAAAGTTAAGACAATTTCTCCCATCAGCAGTATGTTTAGGCTGTGTTTGGCAGTCAAATAAACAGAGTTGTCacatttgacaaaataaaataatatgaatttagCCACTTGCATACCTTCCTTATTAGACTTGGAGGAAGCTTCTGATCTTGTACACTGAGAAATAGATCCAATTAATTGAGAATGAATgtctttaatttcatttttcaactgTTCCTGcatatacaaaaattaattttattaagttaCAAAGATATAGAATTGTTTAAGGTCTATACTTTTCCGGTTCTCATTTTAAGAAGAAtgtcattaattttatttttgaaatgaaGTGGAATGATAATTTGTTTCTGTATAGAAATAATAATTCTGTGAACAGGAAAGAGAGCTTTTTCACCATTCAAAGTCTGGTCGGAGTCGGTTCACCTCCGATTTTTAGTCACCTAATCTTTTAGCTGCTATCGACAACATCATGTCAAGAATCACAATCATTAAAGATGCAAACAGACCTTTCGTTTTTGAAACAAGTACGAGTCGTGTGGCAGTTTAAGACTCTCCAAACATTACTGTGAAAAAAAATGCTTCCAAATAAGAAATGCTACAATTTATGCCAAGACCCAACCATCAACCAAACTAGGTAAGCACAGTTATCATAATTGCAATTCAAAGGATGCATAAAAAATGTTGATCTTGAAATAGagtagaagaaaaagagaacctTTTATGGTTTACAGAACTTAAAAGAGAATCTTTTATTAGAACTGAATCCGTTGCTTTTCTCTATATCAATcatacaaatgaaaataaatttaatttctattaGCTTGATTGAAAGTTACTCATAAAAAATGTGCAGTACAGTTCAAATAAAACTCATCAAAGAAGGTAGGaggaacataaaaaattaattgtgatTTATCATTCTTCAATgatgaaattcaatttttagtaCCAATAATTATCTGGATAATGTAGACTTTTGACTGAAGGTAACAACCTGATCACCTCCAACCTAAATGGAAAACTACTCAGCCAGCCAACACCATGCACACCCCTTGGTGAGAAGTTGACGACAAGgcataaataaaagaaaaaaaaaataaaaaattgtcataaaaaaaaaatcaaaagacttCACCTGCATTAATTCAAACTTAACATGCAAGCTTATCATATTATTGAGAACCAAactgcaaaatatatatatatatatatatatatatatatatatatatatatatatatatatatacactttaCACTTTACAGTTAAAATAACAGTGAAAAAGATTCACTAAAATTTGTAGTTAGtatttagtttcttaaattATGTGGATTTAAATTTGAAACAGGAACAATTCACTACGATAGGAGGTAGGAGGAACAATCATTAAGGATAGAAATAATATTGGACACTatgaaaaatcattattttttatcattctttgTCAATAAAAGCGAAAAGACAGACACATTAGTGTTCGCCATTacactaataaataaataaaaaacaattatatatacTAGCGTTTAGACGGACACTCCCATATCTATCTGCCCACCGTtctgattaaaattataagtataaatttttatgatttctaACTTAACAAATCATTCTTATCTTTTCCAATTACGCCGCCAAcgatataacaaataaaatataaaattctcaAAGTAGTTCAGAATCtacaaattaattaaagttctttttaCTCTTAATCGATCATTATCCATACAATGAAACTTAATAATTCATTCAAAACGAAACTTATatcttcataatacaataaaaaaCCTACAAAAAAGGTTAAAAGAGAAAGCATAACGACCTCTCCTAACAGTCGGCGTTTGCCTAACTTACAActttagtaaataaaataacattatctCCGTAGCTCCGGCACAACAACGCCTCTGGATCACTGCACCTCAGCTGGCTTGATACTACAATGGGGATTTAAAAAGCCCACTTTCTCCGAGAAACCATTGTTCTTCCTCTAATACTACGATGGGGATGCGGTGGCAGGGATGTCGATGATAACCATTCTCTCGGGCGACAAGCTCCGCTCGGAACCAGATGCATTAGAGCGTTTCAACATAAAGTCCTCCTCGAAAAAGTAAAGACATGAGCGACACAAAGGACAACTAGGGTTTGAACGAAGCCAAACGTCGATACAATTGAGATGGAAAGTGTGGGAGCAAAACGGAAGGATGCGAATGTGATCATTATCTTCGTACTCCTCCAAGCAAACAACACACTCACCACGagattcttcttcttgttcagaCTTTGTGGTGGTATAGATGAAGGACGGAATAGCATATATAACAGACTCATCTAAGCCATGTGGAGCCTCCTCCTCCTCCGTTGTTGTTGACTCGACGTCATATTCAAGGGATTCCAAGTCGCTCAACGAGGAGGAGGAGTTAGGGTGGAACCGGCGGCAAGTGTGGACTATGATTAAAGCGATAAGTACGAAACACGATGCTGCGAGAAACGAAGAGAAGACAATCACCAGAATATCAAAGATATAATTATCCATGCTAACGGGGAGGGGAAGGTAGGTGTGTTATGTGAGGAGACGGTAGTTTACTCTTTTTGAAGGAACGCGGGGTTGTGGGGGTTTTAGAGTTTCGATTCAATTTATAATAACACTAACTAAATAGCTATATCAATCCCAAATCAAATTTCCACCGACAAAATAGGCTATATCTTCACTAAACAAAACTAACTAACAATATATCTGATAAAAACAAACTAAAtgaaaattactattttttatgaatgtatCTTTCCTAACaaagttttatttagatttcaattttttttagacaaaaagGGAGCAAATGGAAGATAAACATGAAAAGTTACAAGCAACTGAGGAACGTAGGCTTGACCCaataaaccaaacaaaacaaaaaaatataaaaataacccAAATATATTACAGTCCAGTCCAATAGGGTTCAACAAACAACAAGTGCACACAAACATGTAACACCGGTACAATCTAGCGAGTCCGTACGCGGACTCGAAACCAAATTGCAAAAAAGTGGCGATGCACAAATGTACACGAGGACAAACTTAGAACGAATTCAAGCAAACTTGAACTTTTTACTTATGGCGATGAACCCTATCGCCAACACGATAACAAATACCCACTAGGATCAAGGACATGACGTTAACAATGCCATTTTTGGCCAAACCATTCGTATCCTCCGACACATGAGCAATGCTTGAAATAAACATATACCACATGCTCATACACCGTGCTCCACCACGAAAGAGGCCAAGAGAGTCAGCGAAGGACAAACCGAATCTGCAAACGAAACTGAAACCGGATCTAAACGAATTGGCTTAGATTTAAATATACACATTGTTTATAGGAAAGTTGAAAACTAACTCCTAACgtaaatatttttctacaaatttcctcttcatattttctttttaaagtttAGATTTACTTAATTTACACAACCTATATATTAAGGgattttggtctctataaatatttcaactttttgtttGACTTTTAAAAGTTATGTGTACACTTCAgatttttaaatgagtttttgCATGAATGCTTAAAATATTACAAGAAtctctacaaaaaataattagaattatttttaacaaagcagtaattaaatatgaatttttaagcgccagaaacataaaaattaaactttttggggagagattcttataataatcTAAACTTGCATgcgtaaaaattaaaattttgaaagttacacatgagttgacttaaaaatagaGACCAAAAGTGCCGATGATAAACTTTTGGGgactaaaagtaaaaaaaaacagagaattaggtggattaaaacaaaaagtttgaataattataaggacaaaaaaagaagtaaaaatacataaatcctctaaaaaaaagtaaaagtgttttttttaacaaatatatatatatttatttaacaaacatatatacatttatttataattttgagctgactttttcatttcaaatttatcatttatttaaactattatATCTACTAGTGTGCACGTCCTCCGTTATTTATATTGCACTGATGaatataaattatgaacaataatttttaatgaGATTCTGATTTTCGTCAGCGTTCCGATCTAAATTTGAGAGGCGCGAAAGTTTTCGAGAGGGTTGCGATTGGTGAGAGTGGCGAATGAGTTCAAATCTAAATCTAAGAGGCTCTATGATTTTACTTAGCACATAAAAAAATCTGGATAAGTGGTTCTCTTTTCCATTTTTACAAATTTGagattaaaatcataaatgaaaattaagaatACAATTCTTTTTATCTAAATAAtaaatctatactatatataaagaaaactaccattttcaattattttgggttagatttttcttttcaaaagtgccttcaattttaaatacaaacaacacatgtaacaaatagataagaataatattaaatattaaaaaattgtaacaaacacgatatgaatatatgtatatttatttttttccccttATCATTTagaaagtgtaacaaactaaatgaGTATATTAATAcctactttttcattatctcaattatacccttaaacaacttttttataataaagattgttgttggtgtcattaaaaaaagaatttagattttttttattatattatttggtttgttataacttgaaagcaacaaacatttatttttttagttttaatcaaaatcaaaatttcataaaaagcaccgttcataatttttaaatgttagcgcaataaaaagagcggaaagacgtgagtgcccgtcttttcgcaAATTAGGAATAACTTTTATAGCAAGATTTTGATTTTACCTCCCAATTAGGtatttacataaataaataaggaataaatttttacataattttttagaaaaaaaagtttataggAATTAGGTGGTTCGAATGATTTAAGCTAGAAGATAATGAGTTGAAGAAATTGTTTCAAATTCTAACAAAGAAGTATaaactaattactaacatttattttaaaaaatataaataaattatatttaaatttattttacacgAGCCTCCAATCAAATCACTTAATAGTAtcacttttttatattaattataaatcaTAAGTTGTCAACTATAGATTATAAGCTATCAACTAACTTAATAACAATccgttatttttatcaaacaaagcCGATATTATTGTAAGGGACTTTATTGTCTTTTTCAAAGAATCTAAATTAACCCACCTAAATTGGCATGAAAAGAATCGAACGTGAAACTTTGAGAAGAAGCACACTCTCAAGTCTCAGGTCAACCCAAGTGagttataaacaaaaaaaaatattaattacaatCGAAGGTAACTGTTTGACATTTTATTTGGATATATGTTGATTtggatttaaattttaaattatagggTCCATATTCAATAAtctaaattaagaaatttaaaatattacaaatttcaacaaaataaacataCCGGAGGGAAATTTGCCGGAAAGGCCATATGAAAAACTGCGGAAAACCCGTACCTGCGGAGTTTCTATTGGATAAACATTCCGCAGGAAATTCCTCAGAAAAATAATAGTCACCTGCGAATGTTTCCAACAGCATCCATATCCGCAGGAAACTTATATCGCAGCCAAAACTGCAGGAAACTTATATCGCAGCCAAAACCGCAGGAAACTTATACCGCAGCCAAATCTTCAGTTTTTCCTGTGGAGAATTCTGCGGGTGAAAATCCGCAGTAAATACGAGAGTTTCAAGTAGTGAAAAGCCTTCACTTTACTATTTTATGGGAAACTATGAAGTTCTAACATAAGACATTGAATATATTCTTCTAAACTGAAGGTTTAGAATGAATTTAATGCACCAAAACAAGATGAATTCAACATTTTCAAGGGAGTTACTAGAAACTCCCTATTTATGGTGATAGAGGGATTAACTATAGTACTGCAGGTGAGTCTTGTTACAAATCCTCTATGATTGTTTGATGTAGGGGTGTTTGCGGtgcggtgcggtttggttcggttttaagcataaaaatcatccaaaccgcgagataaaaaagcatgcggtttggtttggttcggttgatttttaaaaagtcatccaaaccaaaccaatgtgacttggattggtttggtttatcacaagttaaaaaaaatattactttaactctaatattgccaggttgttacaaaataaacatattacattttattttgttgtttatatgataaaatattaggtaaaacttatatgaaaataggtaaaattaagaagaaacataagcatgaaacaaattattgggaaataaaggaaacaaattcatcactGGAAATGAATTGAAAGATATGGAAATGAATTATAATCGAACCTGATGGTGCAACAATGAAAAAATCGAATCGAAAAATAGTATTCTTGAGCTATGTAATTTGGCTAGTATTCATTATTCTTGTGGTTTGGGTTGTTTTGGTTCGGTTGCTGAGatgcaaaccgcaaaccgaaaCGAACTGCGCGGTTCAGTGCAAAAGTCATCCGAATTCATCCGAACCAAgtgcggttttttgcggtttcggtttagattggtttggtttgcggttttttttattgggttggttcggttttgaacaccgcTAGTTTGATGGATCATATTAATCGGTATCATGGGGTACTggttaagaaattaaataaagaagttttaaaatgaaaataacactTTATGTTTTTGAGGAGTTGACAACACAAATTCCAATGTAATACTTATTACATTTGATCCCTTAACCAGTGTCATGGGACACCAGTTGACatttttcttgtttgattttAGTTATGAAATTGTAAGGCCACCATAAGTTTTTTCACTGTTTTACATATTCTCATTGATTTCTGTGTATTTTGAAATGCATGTATGTTGTAGTAGACAAAACGTGTAAGCCtttctctattttaaaaatgtgtAAACATTGATCATtagactacttgataaaaaaaatcatttcgtAGAATCGGATATTTATCAATAGAATAAAATCAAGAGCAAATTACACTCACCTCccttaaagttttttttaaataacactGACACCCCCTCTAGTTTTTAAGTTAACACTAATAtcccttatttattattcaaataGACAACCACCTCCCTTTTCACTTAACGTCGTTACTCTCTGTTAATTAACTCTTTTGATTTCCCTCATCCTCACATTCACATTCTCTGTTTGGAGTTTTCTCAAAAACTTGTTTGACTCAATTCCCTCGTCAATCTCTTCTCCGTTTCCAACCAATTTGTAACTCCATGAATAGTTTGACTTTTCACAAAATTCCCTATATTTGTCTTCCCTAACTCCATGAATaacattcataattaatttgaatttctaTAAACTTACTGGTTCAACTACAATCCAATTTTGCTTGAACCGACAATCAAGGCCAATTCCTTATTGGGCctcttcaaaaacaacttttgatgGCCAATGATTTGAAAGTTGTGTCCAATTTTCCTGAATTCATCCCTAACACTAATATAATTAGAAATTGgggattttttttcttgcttttccTAGAGTTTGTAGTTCACTAGGTGTGGAGTTTGCGAAGttgaatgaatttttatttttgccttTTGATGTTTGATGGTTTTGCAGAGTTTTTGGTTGAGAAGTGAGCACGATGAATTTTATCTCTTTAAATTGGGCAATAACTTTGATCAAATCATGAGgggaaacaaaaaagaagacaCTAATTTGGTCAACAAATTAAATGCAATGATAAAGAGCGCTCAATAGAAATAAAACAATCCACACAAATATATTTGAACAACATTTGCTAACAACTTCTATGACAacctcatttttttctctcttttcattggtaaaaaataatggagaaagagaaaggaagagagagagtaagaatataatgtgagtgtgagagagaaagttgtctaaatattgtcaaaaaatggttgtacaaatatcatttctctttttctaaTCACACTACTTAAAAACTAGCTACACCCCAAAATGACCAGATGAATGCTAAAGAGATAAATGCTTTTTACACACCAGATGCTTCACAGTAAGTTCTTGTGAAGGAGCACAACATAAGATCATCATACTTTTAACTCTAATAACTTGTTCACCTTTATCACCTCCAATTATTTGGTAATCATGGATAATCGTAATTCCTTTGCTGGAATTCTTTTCGCCATCTTTAATTAGCATTTCTTAccgaaaatcaaaatcaaaatcaaaatcaaaataaaccaaCAATTATCA containing:
- the LOC11430581 gene encoding RING-H2 finger protein ATL16; protein product: MDNYIFDILVIVFSSFLAASCFVLIALIIVHTCRRFHPNSSSSLSDLESLEYDVESTTTEEEEAPHGLDESVIYAIPSFIYTTTKSEQEEESRGECVVCLEEYEDNDHIRILPFCSHTFHLNCIDVWLRSNPSCPLCRSCLYFFEEDFMLKRSNASGSERSLSPERMVIIDIPATASPS